From Gemmatimonadota bacterium, the proteins below share one genomic window:
- a CDS encoding integrase family protein has protein sequence MIDGRRVDMGLGAYPVVPLAKAWQKAFKNRATIADGRDPRSIKRRAKIPTFREAARRTHEGLRPTWTSEKHAEVWMQVLNRHAMPYLGALPSMSKARDHFRALDYWEMPEAVRIIRTGVSSLSATLCLLFLILTASRSNEARGATWSEIDLDAATWEIPGRRMKGGKTHRVPFSSLALEVLEEAMLLRNRSGLVFPSTTRPHSPMTSATPMKALKQIGLGKKTVAYGFRSSFRT, from the coding sequence GTGATCGACGGCCGCCGCGTCGACATGGGCCTGGGTGCCTATCCGGTGGTCCCGCTCGCAAAGGCATGGCAGAAAGCCTTTAAGAACCGCGCCACGATCGCCGATGGAAGGGACCCGCGGTCGATCAAGCGCAGGGCAAAAATACCGACGTTCCGGGAGGCGGCCCGCAGGACGCACGAGGGGCTTAGGCCCACGTGGACCAGCGAGAAGCACGCCGAAGTCTGGATGCAGGTCTTAAACCGCCACGCCATGCCCTATCTCGGCGCCCTGCCTTCCATGTCGAAGGCAAGGGATCATTTCCGTGCGCTGGACTACTGGGAAATGCCGGAGGCCGTCCGGATAATCCGCACCGGCGTGTCGTCGCTTTCGGCCACGCTGTGCCTGCTGTTCCTGATACTTACCGCATCGCGGTCCAACGAAGCCCGGGGCGCTACGTGGAGCGAAATCGACCTGGATGCCGCCACGTGGGAAATCCCCGGCCGCAGAATGAAGGGCGGCAAGACCCACCGCGTCCCGTTCTCGAGCTTGGCGCTCGAGGTGCTTGAAGAGGCGATGCTGCTACGCAACAGATCCGGTCTGGTGTTCCCTTCCACGACAAGGCCGCACTCGCCCATGACTTCCGCGACGCCCATGAAGGCATTGAAGCAGATCGGTCTTGGCAAGAAAACCGTGGCGTACGGGTTCCGATCATCGTTTCGGACCTAG
- the hpt gene encoding hypoxanthine phosphoribosyltransferase → MKILLTEEQIAEKVRYLGARLSDDYREKNPLLIGCLKGCVVFLADLMRAVSIPHAIGFVRTSTYGAGQSSSGVVRADLFDVNVRARHAVIVEDIVDTGLTLAYLTEALAKQEPSSLKVCALLVKPGAYQVPVTIDYKGFDIPDDFVVGYGLDWGERYRYLPHVAVVDEQGA, encoded by the coding sequence ATGAAGATCCTCCTCACCGAAGAACAGATCGCGGAGAAGGTACGGTACCTCGGGGCGCGGCTGTCCGATGACTACCGGGAGAAAAACCCGCTGCTCATCGGATGTCTCAAGGGATGCGTGGTCTTCCTGGCCGACCTGATGAGAGCGGTCAGCATACCTCACGCCATCGGCTTCGTACGCACTTCAACCTACGGTGCGGGACAATCTTCATCCGGCGTCGTCCGCGCCGATCTCTTCGATGTAAACGTCCGCGCACGCCACGCTGTGATCGTGGAGGACATCGTTGACACCGGGCTGACGCTGGCCTATCTTACGGAAGCGTTGGCAAAGCAGGAGCCGTCGTCCCTGAAGGTATGCGCCTTGCTGGTCAAACCGGGGGCGTACCAGGTGCCCGTGACGATTGATTACAAGGGTTTCGACATACCGGACGATTTCGTCGTAGGTTACGGCCTCGACTGGGGCGAACGGTATCGGTACCTGCCGCACGTCGCAGTCGTCGATGAACAAGGTGCATGA
- a CDS encoding AlpA family phage regulatory protein, giving the protein MAVQERLLTRKEVQEKCRIGRFLTYRLMRQGRFPEPIRIGLRAVRWKESEIDEYLANRPRAVGELE; this is encoded by the coding sequence ATGGCTGTTCAGGAAAGACTGCTGACGCGCAAGGAAGTCCAGGAGAAGTGCAGAATTGGCCGGTTTTTGACATACAGGCTGATGAGGCAGGGTAGGTTTCCGGAGCCGATTCGCATAGGACTGCGCGCGGTCAGGTGGAAGGAAAGCGAGATCGACGAATACCTGGCGAACCGGCCTCGCGCTGTCGGCGAGTTGGAGTAA
- a CDS encoding extracellular solute-binding protein: MNRRPVIRSLIRCFLFAGVFLPAGVPDAASAQDRLVIVSPHWEGIRYEFTRGFDAFYRAETGRTAEIEWMDVGGTSEIIRFIKSEYTGRPEGIGIDMMFGGGSDPFMELSRLDLLAPYRLPEALLSKLPAEVGGYPVYDAGYRWYGATMAGFGIVYNKRVAQLVELPLPETWEDLTDPRLYTWVGAADPRKSGSAHVPFEIILQVYGWKRGWQIITALGANARGFAGTGSQVPKDVTSGEVAYGMAIDFYAWAQINAVGPDMIGYTMPDNLTILNPDGISILKGAPNMAVAQSFLRYILSEAGQRLWMQKPDTPGGPERFQLNRFTVLPDLYQRIDPAHTSVTFNPFTWRSSFVYDAGKGAARRHIVDDMIGVFVIDAHAALQRRWRRAMEEEDLERVLPALGAMPITEEESLALGDRWRDQAFRNRTLLAWSRLAAEKYGAGAGWAGARYVLFSGSGLVLAGMVLYLWRLKRRGG, from the coding sequence TTGAATCGTCGGCCAGTCATCCGTTCCCTCATACGATGCTTCCTCTTCGCGGGCGTCTTCCTGCCTGCCGGCGTTCCGGACGCCGCTTCGGCACAGGACCGGCTGGTCATCGTCTCCCCTCACTGGGAAGGCATCCGTTACGAGTTCACCCGCGGGTTCGACGCCTTTTACCGGGCGGAGACCGGCCGCACGGCCGAGATCGAGTGGATGGACGTGGGCGGGACCTCCGAGATCATCCGTTTTATCAAATCCGAATATACCGGCAGGCCGGAAGGCATCGGCATCGACATGATGTTCGGCGGAGGCAGCGATCCGTTCATGGAACTGTCCCGTCTCGACCTGCTGGCGCCGTACAGACTTCCCGAGGCCCTGCTTTCCAAACTGCCCGCCGAGGTGGGCGGCTACCCGGTTTACGACGCGGGATACCGATGGTACGGTGCGACGATGGCGGGATTCGGCATCGTGTACAACAAGCGGGTGGCGCAACTCGTGGAACTGCCTCTGCCGGAAACCTGGGAAGACCTGACCGATCCGCGGCTGTATACGTGGGTCGGCGCCGCCGATCCCAGGAAGAGCGGCAGCGCGCATGTGCCCTTCGAGATCATCCTGCAGGTCTACGGTTGGAAAAGGGGCTGGCAGATCATTACCGCCCTGGGCGCGAACGCCCGGGGCTTCGCCGGTACGGGAAGCCAGGTGCCCAAGGACGTGACTTCGGGCGAAGTGGCCTACGGTATGGCCATTGATTTTTACGCCTGGGCCCAGATCAACGCCGTGGGACCAGACATGATCGGCTACACCATGCCGGACAACCTCACGATCCTGAATCCCGATGGCATATCCATTCTGAAGGGCGCGCCCAACATGGCCGTGGCGCAGTCGTTCCTGCGCTACATCCTGTCGGAGGCCGGCCAGCGCCTGTGGATGCAGAAACCCGACACGCCGGGCGGACCGGAGAGGTTCCAGCTGAACCGGTTCACCGTCCTGCCCGACCTGTACCAGCGCATCGATCCGGCCCATACCTCGGTCACCTTCAATCCCTTTACCTGGAGGTCGTCCTTCGTGTACGACGCCGGGAAAGGCGCGGCAAGGCGCCATATCGTCGATGATATGATCGGCGTCTTCGTCATCGACGCCCACGCGGCCTTGCAGCGCAGGTGGCGGCGCGCCATGGAAGAGGAGGATCTGGAGCGCGTCCTGCCCGCGCTGGGGGCCATGCCCATTACGGAGGAGGAATCCCTGGCCCTGGGCGACCGTTGGCGGGACCAGGCCTTCAGAAACCGTACCTTGCTCGCGTGGAGCAGGCTGGCGGCGGAGAAGTACGGCGCGGGCGCGGGATGGGCCGGCGCCAGGTACGTGCTTTTCTCCGGCAGCGGACTGGTTCTGGCGGGTATGGTTCTGTACCTTTGGAGGTTGAAGCGGCGAGGCGGGTGA
- a CDS encoding energy transducer TonB, whose protein sequence is MIEIRKVMLVLLILVQTACGGNDQPQSENRSDISSTQWDVPAKVVYTPPYPEGVEVKDEGNVVVRVTINTDGFVDTARIQQSSKHAYLDSLAVEMIRKTVWSPALKDGSPVAMQVSIPYLFRIRPDTASDQEE, encoded by the coding sequence GTGATCGAGATACGAAAAGTGATGTTGGTATTGCTAATCCTTGTTCAGACTGCCTGTGGCGGGAACGATCAGCCCCAGAGTGAGAACCGAAGCGACATCTCCTCCACACAATGGGATGTCCCTGCCAAGGTCGTTTACACCCCTCCGTATCCAGAGGGTGTCGAGGTTAAGGACGAAGGCAACGTGGTGGTCCGCGTTACAATCAACACAGATGGATTCGTCGATACCGCACGGATACAACAGTCGTCCAAACACGCGTATCTGGACAGCCTGGCTGTGGAGATGATTCGCAAAACGGTCTGGTCGCCGGCATTAAAAGACGGCAGTCCCGTAGCAATGCAAGTGTCTATTCCGTACCTGTTCAGGATACGTCCCGATACGGCCAGCGACCAGGAAGAGTAA
- a CDS encoding amino acid permease: MAETEAHSAAAPAAEGADEGLVRGLGPLEATTIIVGGVIGSGIFQAPSAIASNVGSPGMSLLVWLVCGLLALCGGLCIAELGAMLPRTGGQYVYIREAYRRRWVTFIYGWSAFWLVWPVSIAAVANVFANYLASVVNIITADTGGQGIVLGDGARTVIASACVLVLMTINVIGVRWSGRVTNLFTFIKIAALGGLILLGLFMAEKGSMAHFSPLFGGGGAAVGGFALGAFGAAMVTGLFSYEGWTFSSYVAGEMRDPRRNLPLSIIVGILFVIVIYIAANFVYILVLPFEQVQTSQWIAADVMKVLVGDWGALFISMGVMCSTFGGVNVHMLVAPRLFFAQSRDGLFFKGLSRAHPRFRTPAASILAQGILAALIALTPSFEEIISYGSFTSYAFSILAIAAVIVLRFTRPDARRPYRTWGYPVTPLLFLAVITGYLVSLLTNVEFIYNTLIGLAIVAAGFPFYFYWEKKNQGN; encoded by the coding sequence TTGGCTGAAACAGAAGCACACTCCGCCGCCGCTCCGGCAGCCGAGGGCGCCGACGAAGGGCTGGTCCGGGGGCTGGGGCCCCTTGAAGCCACGACCATAATCGTGGGCGGGGTGATCGGTTCCGGCATCTTCCAGGCGCCGAGCGCCATCGCCTCCAACGTAGGCTCGCCGGGCATGAGCCTCCTCGTCTGGCTGGTCTGCGGACTTCTCGCCCTGTGCGGCGGGCTCTGCATCGCCGAACTGGGCGCCATGCTGCCCCGGACCGGAGGGCAGTACGTCTACATCCGCGAAGCCTACCGCAGACGCTGGGTCACCTTCATCTACGGATGGTCCGCCTTCTGGCTCGTGTGGCCGGTTTCCATTGCCGCCGTCGCCAACGTATTCGCCAATTACCTGGCCAGCGTGGTAAACATCATCACCGCCGACACGGGCGGGCAGGGGATCGTCCTGGGCGACGGCGCCCGGACGGTGATCGCCTCGGCCTGCGTGCTGGTCCTGATGACGATCAACGTGATCGGCGTCCGATGGAGCGGCAGGGTCACCAACCTCTTCACCTTCATCAAGATCGCCGCCCTGGGGGGACTGATCCTCCTGGGACTGTTCATGGCCGAAAAAGGGTCCATGGCCCATTTCTCGCCGCTGTTTGGCGGCGGCGGGGCAGCCGTGGGCGGATTCGCGCTGGGCGCCTTCGGCGCGGCCATGGTCACCGGCCTGTTCTCCTACGAAGGGTGGACCTTTTCCAGCTACGTTGCCGGGGAGATGCGCGATCCGCGCCGCAATCTCCCGCTGTCGATCATCGTCGGCATCCTCTTCGTAATCGTGATTTACATCGCGGCGAATTTCGTGTACATACTGGTTCTGCCTTTCGAGCAGGTGCAGACCTCGCAGTGGATCGCGGCCGACGTGATGAAGGTGCTGGTGGGCGACTGGGGCGCGCTTTTCATCTCGATGGGCGTCATGTGTTCCACTTTCGGAGGGGTCAACGTGCATATGCTTGTCGCTCCCCGCCTGTTTTTCGCTCAAAGCAGGGACGGACTTTTCTTCAAGGGGCTCAGCCGTGCGCACCCGAGGTTCCGCACACCGGCGGCATCCATTCTCGCCCAGGGCATTCTGGCCGCCCTGATCGCGCTGACGCCCAGCTTCGAGGAGATCATCTCCTACGGTTCCTTCACGTCGTATGCCTTTTCCATCCTCGCCATCGCCGCGGTCATCGTGCTGCGGTTCACCCGGCCCGATGCCCGGCGGCCCTACAGGACCTGGGGCTATCCGGTAACGCCGCTGCTCTTCCTTGCCGTGATCACCGGCTACCTGGTGTCGCTGCTGACCAACGTGGAGTTCATTTACAATACCCTTATCGGCCTGGCCATCGTCGCCGCCGGCTTTCCCTTCTACTTCTACTGGGAAAAGAAAAACCAAGGAAACTGA
- the tilS gene encoding tRNA lysidine(34) synthetase TilS, protein MSDSVAHKVEAAVLRHRMIGEGDHVIAAVSGGVDSVVLLHVLHVLCGRFSMKLGAAHLDHGLRGQEGREDAAFVMDYAASLGLPCVVERADVAAYCRKARCPIEQGAREVRYGFLRRVLLDQRADSVATGHTADDQAETVLMRLLRGSGSSGLSAIRPVRDGWIIRPLLDVTADEIAAYARSHGLSFRVDRTNAVRDMLRNRIRHHLVPLLQREYNPQIVQGLGRLADVIRGEAEYLDKEVSTFLAGHSRFADGRILHLDLAAWPNAAPAVQRVLIRHLVRTLGGNAERLSYDQVEDTRAWIGRGAIGRIHGLPGGIRMECRRAELVACRGSFTPFRLVFEVPGQVEVPDTDLSIRIAEGSVADAPAATPRRAVFDAEAVPRYWTVRSREPGDRMSPYGLAGHKSLKKLFNEWDVPRLLRDRVPVVTDGDRVLWVAGHRQSNEGMVTGKTRRVMVAELMAKDSS, encoded by the coding sequence ATGTCGGACTCCGTTGCGCATAAAGTCGAAGCGGCGGTCCTGCGCCACCGCATGATCGGCGAGGGCGATCACGTGATCGCCGCGGTCTCAGGCGGCGTGGATTCCGTGGTCCTCCTGCACGTCCTGCACGTCCTTTGCGGCAGGTTCAGCATGAAACTGGGGGCGGCTCATCTTGACCATGGCCTCCGCGGCCAGGAAGGACGGGAAGACGCCGCCTTCGTCATGGACTACGCGGCGTCCCTGGGCCTTCCCTGCGTCGTGGAGCGGGCGGACGTCGCCGCCTATTGTCGGAAAGCGCGCTGTCCCATCGAGCAGGGCGCCCGCGAGGTGCGGTACGGATTCCTGCGAAGGGTGCTCCTGGACCAGCGCGCGGATTCGGTGGCGACCGGACATACGGCGGACGACCAGGCCGAGACGGTGCTGATGCGCCTGTTGCGCGGAAGCGGCAGCTCGGGGCTTTCCGCCATCCGGCCCGTCAGGGACGGCTGGATCATCCGTCCCCTGCTGGACGTCACTGCCGACGAGATCGCCGCGTATGCGCGAAGTCACGGGTTGTCCTTTCGTGTCGATCGTACCAACGCGGTGCGGGACATGCTTCGCAACAGGATCCGGCACCATCTGGTACCGCTGCTGCAACGGGAATACAATCCGCAGATCGTACAGGGACTCGGACGACTCGCCGACGTGATACGGGGCGAGGCGGAGTACCTCGACAAAGAGGTGTCGACTTTCCTCGCCGGTCATTCGCGCTTCGCGGACGGGAGGATCCTTCACCTGGACCTCGCTGCCTGGCCGAATGCGGCGCCCGCCGTTCAGCGGGTGCTGATCCGACATCTGGTCCGGACCTTGGGCGGCAACGCGGAGCGGCTGAGTTACGACCAGGTGGAAGATACCCGAGCGTGGATCGGCCGGGGGGCGATCGGCCGGATCCATGGACTGCCCGGCGGGATCCGCATGGAATGCCGGAGAGCTGAACTGGTGGCCTGTCGAGGTTCGTTTACTCCTTTCCGACTGGTATTTGAAGTCCCCGGCCAGGTGGAAGTTCCGGATACGGACCTGTCGATCCGCATCGCGGAAGGTTCGGTCGCGGACGCGCCGGCCGCGACGCCGCGCCGCGCCGTTTTCGACGCCGAGGCCGTACCGCGGTACTGGACCGTGCGTTCGCGCGAACCGGGCGACCGCATGTCGCCCTACGGCCTGGCAGGACACAAGTCGCTGAAGAAACTGTTTAACGAATGGGACGTGCCCAGGCTGTTGCGCGACCGCGTGCCGGTGGTGACGGACGGGGACCGCGTGCTATGGGTGGCCGGTCACCGGCAGAGCAACGAAGGCATGGTTACTGGTAAGACCCGGCGCGTGATGGTCGCCGAATTGATGGCGAAAGATTCAAGCTGA
- a CDS encoding ABC transporter ATP-binding protein, which yields MVRLTLQGITRKFGEVTAVDDVSLKIARGELFFLLGPSGCGKTTVLRLIAGFYAPDTGSILFDDQDVTRTPPHRRNTGMVFQNYALWPHMSVWENVAYGLGLRKVPSSEQKDRVSEALRMVRMEAYGERSPNQLSGGQQQRVALARALVIQPGVVLLDEPLSNLDARLRLEMRDEIRRIHDETGMTMIYVTHDQKEALSMADRMAVMDMGAVAQTGDPRSIYTRPASAFVADFIGETNFVAGKLTRAETPLAVETAVGVIHSTAEPAESLSPGDEVVCSIRPETIRILKPDGTDGDDGADGGDENILAGVVQQTMYLGEHEQYSVRLDDGTLVKMVDHQPGRRRAGAGASIRLKYDAAQVVVLGKPG from the coding sequence ATGGTGAGACTGACTCTGCAGGGAATAACCCGGAAATTCGGCGAAGTGACGGCGGTTGACGACGTATCGCTGAAGATCGCGAGAGGCGAGCTGTTCTTTCTCCTGGGTCCTTCCGGCTGTGGCAAGACCACTGTCCTGCGACTGATCGCCGGGTTCTATGCGCCCGATACGGGAAGCATCCTGTTCGACGACCAGGACGTAACCCGCACGCCTCCCCACAGGCGGAACACGGGAATGGTCTTCCAGAACTACGCCCTCTGGCCGCACATGTCCGTCTGGGAGAACGTGGCCTATGGACTCGGCCTGCGGAAGGTGCCGTCTTCAGAACAGAAGGACCGCGTCTCGGAGGCGCTCAGGATGGTGCGGATGGAAGCCTACGGGGAGCGGTCGCCGAACCAGTTGTCCGGCGGGCAGCAGCAGCGCGTGGCCCTTGCCCGGGCCCTCGTGATCCAACCCGGCGTGGTGCTGCTCGACGAGCCTCTGTCCAACCTGGACGCCAGGCTCCGGCTGGAAATGCGCGACGAGATCCGGCGTATTCACGACGAGACCGGCATGACGATGATCTATGTGACCCACGACCAGAAGGAAGCGCTTTCCATGGCGGACCGCATGGCCGTCATGGATATGGGGGCCGTTGCGCAGACCGGTGACCCGCGTTCGATCTACACCCGGCCGGCGAGTGCTTTCGTAGCCGACTTCATCGGGGAGACGAACTTCGTGGCCGGCAAATTGACGCGCGCGGAAACGCCCCTGGCGGTGGAGACGGCCGTGGGAGTGATTCACTCGACGGCGGAACCCGCCGAAAGTCTGTCGCCGGGTGACGAAGTCGTCTGTTCCATCCGGCCCGAGACGATACGGATCCTGAAACCGGACGGCACGGACGGCGATGACGGCGCGGACGGCGGAGACGAGAACATCCTGGCCGGGGTCGTCCAGCAGACCATGTACCTCGGTGAACACGAGCAGTATTCGGTCCGGCTGGATGACGGCACGCTGGTCAAAATGGTGGATCATCAGCCCGGCCGGCGACGTGCCGGGGCCGGTGCGTCCATCCGTCTGAAGTACGACGCCGCGCAGGTCGTCGTACTCGGGAAACCCGGATAG
- a CDS encoding ABC transporter permease: MPSHYLRIAVRTFLKHRSHTALNVSGLAVAMAACVLTLLYIKDEWTYDGHHRYAPHIFRLINSNNARTPGAPATILKRNYPEVANVVRMRATRAVWLVSYGNIESYEDRIYWTESPLFDVFTVPLVKGNPATALEGRFKAVLSESMAGKYFGEEDPMGKIMRLDDTFDFTITGVMEDFPRNSHFTADMLLAFDANEIDRMANNWWEGNYYTYLRLYDGSAAPGLTSKFQYFVDAEIKSTIQQDIQDFRFDLQPMSSIHLHSNLLNELESNSSVAYVYTLITGAGFLLLIACVNFINLSMVHATARVKEAGLMNVFGAGRWRIVMQHLAGSVLISGLNLVLAVLLVLFMLPAFNAIIGKMLTLDLAGQGDIWLGMIAVAALTGVVSGGGVALVLSGSKPTNALGNRLSATIDFPSIKRILITTQFSMSIILIVSTGVVYGQLRYMLDQSVGFDKSNVVVIPLTLDFGFADGQRRSSAAFKDELLRSPNIAGVSTAFYVPGLPPARGILVDSMVRGVDERNVSGSTFMRVLTIDHDFFQTLGMNLVIGSHPRPLDMRTYNRYDERDVYLNETAVRHLGWPAPEASLDRAIDIVWPNMTLPGRVAGVVEDSHFRALFHPVEPMLYMLGGGEYMVVRFQPGNSESALEDLGSIWQSYYPDIPLVHTFLEDNIDRLYEPVERLGAILVLCASLATLLTFLGLFNLVSLTLRQRSKEIGVRKILGANVSQVVWLLSKEFAAMAGAAVLIACPIAYLVMTSWLQDFAYRTSPSPGLFLSVGLGVVVIATTAVGAHVLKGARSNPVDALRYE, encoded by the coding sequence ATGCCTTCCCATTATCTCAGAATCGCCGTCAGAACCTTCCTCAAACACAGATCCCACACGGCGTTGAACGTCAGCGGCCTGGCCGTGGCCATGGCGGCCTGTGTGTTGACCCTGTTGTACATAAAAGACGAGTGGACGTACGACGGTCACCATCGATACGCCCCTCATATCTTCCGCTTGATCAATAGCAACAACGCGCGCACGCCGGGCGCTCCGGCCACGATTCTGAAACGGAACTACCCGGAAGTCGCTAACGTAGTCCGAATGCGGGCGACCAGGGCCGTCTGGCTTGTGTCCTATGGGAATATAGAGTCCTATGAAGACCGGATATATTGGACGGAGAGTCCGCTGTTCGACGTATTCACCGTGCCGCTAGTCAAGGGCAATCCCGCAACCGCGTTAGAGGGACGATTCAAGGCCGTGCTTTCGGAGTCGATGGCCGGGAAGTACTTCGGCGAGGAAGACCCTATGGGAAAGATAATGCGCCTGGATGATACATTCGATTTCACGATAACGGGCGTTATGGAGGACTTCCCGCGTAACTCCCATTTCACCGCGGACATGTTACTGGCTTTTGATGCCAACGAAATTGATCGAATGGCAAACAACTGGTGGGAAGGAAACTATTACACGTATTTGCGGCTATACGATGGGAGCGCGGCGCCCGGGTTGACCTCCAAGTTTCAGTACTTCGTCGACGCCGAGATCAAATCCACCATACAACAAGATATCCAGGACTTTCGATTCGACCTGCAGCCGATGTCCTCGATTCATCTGCATTCCAACCTGCTCAACGAACTCGAGTCGAACAGCAGCGTCGCGTACGTCTATACCCTGATAACGGGTGCCGGGTTTCTGCTGCTGATCGCCTGCGTCAACTTCATCAATCTGTCCATGGTCCACGCGACGGCCCGCGTAAAGGAGGCGGGCCTTATGAACGTATTCGGCGCGGGTCGCTGGCGGATTGTAATGCAACACCTGGCGGGATCCGTGCTGATTTCAGGGCTGAACCTAGTACTGGCCGTTCTACTGGTCCTTTTTATGTTGCCCGCGTTCAATGCGATAATCGGGAAAATGCTAACCCTCGACCTCGCGGGACAGGGCGATATCTGGCTGGGAATGATAGCTGTAGCCGCTCTGACCGGGGTTGTGTCGGGCGGGGGAGTCGCCCTGGTTCTTTCGGGATCCAAACCGACGAATGCTCTGGGCAATCGTTTAAGCGCAACGATCGATTTTCCATCCATAAAGCGCATACTGATTACGACGCAGTTCTCCATGTCCATCATACTGATCGTCAGCACGGGCGTGGTTTATGGGCAGTTGCGCTACATGTTGGACCAATCGGTGGGTTTCGACAAATCCAACGTGGTCGTGATTCCGCTGACCCTGGACTTTGGCTTCGCCGACGGCCAGAGGAGATCTTCGGCAGCGTTCAAAGACGAGTTGCTGCGGTCGCCGAACATCGCGGGCGTGTCCACCGCGTTCTACGTGCCGGGACTGCCACCGGCGAGAGGGATCCTCGTGGACAGCATGGTTCGCGGCGTGGATGAACGTAACGTTTCCGGCTCCACGTTCATGCGTGTGTTGACCATTGATCATGACTTCTTTCAAACGCTGGGCATGAACCTGGTTATCGGGTCGCATCCACGGCCCCTAGATATGAGAACCTACAACCGTTACGACGAAAGGGACGTTTATCTGAACGAAACGGCTGTCCGGCATTTGGGGTGGCCGGCGCCGGAGGCCTCCCTGGACCGGGCTATTGATATTGTCTGGCCCAATATGACTCTGCCGGGAAGGGTGGCCGGCGTCGTCGAAGACTCCCATTTCCGGGCACTGTTTCATCCGGTGGAACCCATGTTGTATATGCTAGGCGGCGGTGAATACATGGTGGTGCGTTTTCAACCCGGAAACTCGGAGTCCGCTCTTGAAGACCTGGGAAGCATCTGGCAGTCCTATTATCCTGATATTCCCCTGGTCCATACCTTCCTGGAAGACAATATCGATCGGTTGTACGAGCCGGTGGAACGTCTTGGTGCCATTCTTGTGCTATGTGCTTCGCTTGCAACCCTGCTCACCTTTTTAGGGCTGTTCAATCTGGTCTCCCTGACTCTACGCCAGCGGTCGAAGGAAATCGGCGTCCGCAAGATACTGGGCGCGAACGTCTCTCAGGTCGTCTGGTTGTTGTCGAAGGAGTTCGCGGCCATGGCGGGCGCGGCCGTCTTGATCGCCTGTCCGATCGCCTACCTGGTCATGACGAGTTGGTTGCAGGATTTTGCCTATCGCACGTCGCCGTCGCCTGGCCTCTTCCTGTCGGTAGGCCTAGGTGTCGTGGTTATCGCGACGACCGCTGTGGGGGCTCACGTCTTGAAAGGGGCCCGATCGAATCCGGTCGACGCGCTGAGGTACGAATAG